Genomic DNA from Setaria italica strain Yugu1 chromosome V, Setaria_italica_v2.0, whole genome shotgun sequence:
TGATCATTATGATTATGATGAAACAACAATGGCAAAAATGATAACACTATCCAAAGTTAATGAAAAATTGATATGTAGACAAAAAAGTGGATCACTAATAGGCCTAGAGATTATTGCAACAAGTGCTACAAATAATGTGGTCATGAATGAACCACATACTAGAGTCAAACTTGCTCGTGTGTGCAACTTGAGATTTGGAGCAACAAACCACAGCTATTAGCCTATTATAGAGTCCGATGCATGAAAGACCAAAGTTAAATATTAGCATGCTACGAAGTTATGAAAAAATATATCAGCAATCATTTGGTAACAAGTGCAAATAAATAAGGAATAGTACATTACCACTTAGGCAATGATACAAAAATCTAAAACAGTACATAACATTGAAGATATAAATATTCATGTAAAAGAGAAACAGTTCAAAATAACACACCAAAAACAAAATTAACATGATACACATCATTGAATGTATCAATGTCCTTAGGCTTTATTCAAAAAAATCAATGTCCATAGAAAGTACTACACCAACATGTGGCATAGTTATTTCTAACTTTAAACTAGAAGAAATTATTTATAGCAATCAAAATTGACATGAACATATTTTCCTGAATAGCATAAAACTTCAGAGCAAGTATATTATCATATCATATCAACTATACCCATAAAATTACCTGCCTAGGTGCAGGATCTCTATCAGACAGATAGACATATATCTCCCGACAAAGCCCAACAAGTTCAGCGCTCATGACTGAATTTGATTCAACAGCTAAACCCTGTATTATAGAAGAAAATAAATCCTTTGCAACAAACTGCCTCAACTCAGCCTGGTTTGAAGCAACAGCGAGGTGAATAAGTGCACCACAAAAGGGGATAACTTTAGTCACAGCATCACTATCTGTCCAACTGAACACTTCAACTGATATCCTCAATGCAGGAAGGGCTGTGCCAACATGAAGCATAAGAAATctgtgaaagaaaaaaaaaagtcttcATTTGTTATTTGATGAGTTCCAAGATGCTTAACTTTTTTTATCGATACTTTAGACTTCATGCGAACAAACTTGTagtccctccgtcccaaattgtagatcgttttggcttttctagatacatatcttttactatgcatctacatataggttatgtctagatacatagcaaaacatatgtatctaaaaaagccaaaacgacttacaatttgaaacggaggaagtaaaaTGTAATCACAGTTAAGGTTAAGGCTATCAAAATACATATGAAAACAACAGCACTAGATTTGTCCTCAACAGTCTTTTGCAATGTTAATCATACACCATCTGCTGTATTAAAAAATTGATGTTTTAGAACTCCATGGACCAAAGTCCACAATTTGCATATTTCTTCCCAAACTGTCCAAGCCTCATTTTAATGGCACTCTATTTCTTTTAGTAACTGCTACGAGGTGCAGGTATAAGGTTGCAGCTATAATATGCAGATACAGCAAAGAAAGCAAGGTAAATAAATGGGTCAGAGTAATCAATTTATCAGACACCAGTTCTTGTAAAAAGAGCTATAAAACATCAAACACGTTAAAACGGAAATTCTTCAAATACAATGTTATCTAAATCACTTAAGGTGCTAGAAATTTTTGTGTTACCCAGTGAGAGAACTTGAAGCAAAAGACTCCAGATTCTTTAAAGAATCCATCCGGTTGGAAGGTCCAAGTTGTTCCAAGGATGGAAGTCCACTATTCAAGCCTGGTGATGCTAAAGCCCAAAGCACAGAACACACTTCGCGAGTCAAGTCACGTAGCAACTTCTCTTCCATGACCTCTACCTTCAGTTCTGACCCAGAAAGATTACCAATGTTGTCTGGAACCTTAGCCCGGCCCTCATGAAGAAGACTGGACCATGAATAGTGAAGAGCTTGCTGACAGTGAACAACTAATGGCTGCAAAAGGTTCACTAGCCACACTTGCCATAGATCAGCAGGGCAATGTTTAACAAATGGAATAATAACAAGGTGGATAAGTTGGCGCAAATGTCGAAACTCCATAACTTGCACATTCTCCATAAGAGCAAGGGTGACGGAGGAAGCCTCTGCACATCGAAAGAATGCTTCCCCAAGAGTAGCTGCCAATCCTAAAACATTGTACCTGTGGCATGACATTATTTACTTGTGTCAAAAAATATTACAACAAACAGGAGAGATTGTATCTTAACAATTGTGAACTGCAGTATACGATTGTTTCTGGTCATCGAAGTGTCGATTACGTACATTTATACACTTGCAGGGAGTATAAGAATATCTCAAATTGACCAAGGGTTCAGATATTTATATGACATGAATAGTGTAGAACAAGGTTATGTTTGGTTTGAACCGCAAATTGCCCCACCAAAACTTTGCCGCCACCAAAACCAGGGAAAAATCAGGTGAAAGAAGGTCGTTTGGATTATAGCCACATCATGTACCAAGTATTTGGTAAAATTGGTACTGCAGCATTTGATTTAGAAACAAGTTCTGCTTCCAAAATTTTGTCAACTTACTCTTTCCATTGTTACTATAAAACCTTTTCCGCCTCTACCGAGTTTGTGCTTCAGTAGCTTGTTAGTTGTTTGAATAATCAGTTATACTAATCTTGTTTATGCTGTAGCTTAACCAAATATAGTATGATGTGTGGCATGGACCTTCTGTTGTGTTACTCAACCAAGACCGTGCAGTAGAGTAGATTGATGGGAATGAATCTGACATGAAGGATTCCACAGTAACACTTGATGAAGGTTTTTGCCACAATGAGCTTTTGCCCACAAATTTGCTGCAAAAGGATGGATCATTACCAACAAGGGGTGTTCATCAGCGCTGCGACGGTTTTGGTCCAAATTGTTCGATAGTTGCAGCTGCTTAATTTCCTTCACTGCCTGCTAGATTCATTCACAAATTTTATCTAGAAGGTTTGGTGGAAACTGTATTGCTCAGCCCTATTACCAACTATGCAAGGGTGATGCTGAGTTAGTAAATATACAGATAATAGTCAAATAGTTGGGGCGCTAACAATATCTCGCGAGACTAGTGAGGCTCCCAACCAAACACAATCAGATCCCACTCTAATCACAGATCACCCATGTTGCTGCTAATGTTGTTAGACtaacaataaaaagaaaattttccATGGCTTGGTTCCATTTTCGGCACAAGTATTCTCCAGTGACAATATCAGTTCATAATTCTTACCCGCTGTCTCGGATCCCGCGCAACCAGTTTTTTATGTTATTTTCCTTAGATTCTCCATCTCTTTGAACATCCAGCAATCCATCAGCAGGAGCAACCTGGCCTTTGGTAAGTTTACCTGTCTCTCCTAGAAGGCTAGCCTGCTCCGCAACAGTCATGCTTTTTGCTGCTTTGATTTCCCCCGTCTGAGACTGAGCAAACGGCTCAGCCCAAAGGGCATGTATGCATCGCAGCAGCTGAAAATTGAAAATCAGATTAATAAAGGGCAGCTAAAACGCTAGTTATTTATCAGCTTAGCCAGTGCAGAACAAGTAACAACATAATGATTATAACAGGATTCAGTAATATCATATAACTTCCATTCTTGTAGTTCTTATTAGTATTATCTCAACTGACAATCAAGAACTGCCAAACATACCCTTAAGAGAGGGGGCAGAATCCATGCTAGATGTGAAGACATTGGATGCAGATAGCCAGGTGCTGCTGTTGTGGTGGGTGCTTGTGGAGTTGCGGTAGACTTTTTGGTTCCACTCCTCTTCAGGGCCTTTTCAAAGAATGTAACTGTGTGATAAATTGACCACATAAATTGGCTATCAGCAAACATGTTTGTCAAACCGGTAGGGTCAGATAAGTATGCAGTTTGCCATTCCACTTGAGTCCACAGTTTGTTTAGAGGTTCAAGTAACCAGGCAAGGACTTCCTGTTGCTGTTGAATCCTAtggaaacaaacaaaaatacaaattaTAATAGAAGAACACCAAAAATACTTGTTGAAGGCTGTAGGCATAAATTCTAAAAGGTTTAGTGGCCAAATACCCAGCAGAGGATGCCATCACAAGAAACGCTTCACATAGATGATTATGTTCACCACGTAGTAAGCGACCCTCTCCTTGAAGGTAAGCCATGGTATCAGCAATGTTCTGTGCCATTTGAAAGGCATTTTAAGCAACCAAATGACCATATAAACAATGGTGAAAGAAACATCAAAGCATGATGCATGGAAAATTAGAACCAGCCCTAAAACATAGCTGCATTCTGATTTATTCAGATCCTTTTCAACTCAAGAATGCAAGTTGCCACACCCAGTAACCAAAGTTTATTATTTATGCTTTTCTTGCCTTGTTTCATAAATCAATAGCCATAATTTGTAGTTCAAAGGGAATGGTAATTGGATATGACTAGAAGATTCAATGTAACATGACCTGCATGTATTTACTATTTAGAATTCTTTACAAGGCCACAAAGCAATTACAAGGGTAGCAAACTCTGGCAAGGTACCGAATCACAAACCCCAGCCATGTATATCGAAAAATTCTGAACTTTAAATTTAAAATATGAACTGAGATTCCAGATAAGACGGGTCCAATAATGGTCATTCTAGGCATGTTTAAATCCACAGTTTTATTTTACCACAGaataaaagaaacaacaaatgATTAAAGTGGCAATCAATTATGAGCTGAGCCTGACCTTCATGTGAGGCAGAAGTGCTTTATCAGCAGCTCTAGATATACGAATGAATGATGAGCATATCTGTAACCTTGCTAAGCGAGAATTGTTTGATGGATCCTGCCAAGACAACCATACAGTAAATGGTAGAAATGACAAGTGTAAACACAAACTTGTATAATATGGCAACCAAATAATTCAAATTCAGCGAACagaatattaaaaaaaacagcATGGAATAATTGTGTATACAAAGATATGCCCAGCTCAAATTGGCATCAGTTTTTCATTTCTGCAACTGTTACCAATGCTCATTTTGAGCTCTAGGGAACTGATGAACACAGGTGAATGTAGTACTGCTAGATTACCTCCACAGCTGCCCCTTCTTTACAACTTTTTGCAAAGAATGCTACATGGTTCACGGTACAAAATGGTATTTGCCATACTTGCTATAGTGGAGACCATACTCTAACTACTGCCACTACTACAGCCTATGTCATTCAACCAACTAGAGAACAAGTTGCAGCATGGCTGCGCATACCTACTACTGCCTGCAGCCATCGCACATGATTGGCATGGCAGGATCCTTCGATAGGCATTCATTCACAAAAGAAACTAACAATTACGAGACTTACACAACAACATCCTTTATCCAAAAAAAACAGCAACATCACTGGAATTGATTGGTTGAACTGATATGAATCCCCAGCCTTACTACTTCACACAGAATCACAGTACTATGGTATTTACTGAAGTAAAAAGATAGATGTACCTGAAATGTGATGGGGAGAGACGTCAACAGTTCAAAAAGCTTATTAACAACACTGGCAACTGCATCTGGATAATGTCTCAAGAAAGGACCCAAAGCATCCAAATAATGACCATGAATAACCGCAAGGTTAGGTTCCGTCCACTTTAAAGAAAGAAGCTGCTGAAGTAAGCCTGGTGAAAAGCACAAGGGAACTTAGCACACTGTAGACCACAGTAGTTAGTCCAAAATAAAGTTAGGTTGAGTGAAACCTTCAAAAATCTTGTGCAGTTGGGATTTCATCTCCAAATCAGTCTTTCCACAATCAACTGAGCCATCAAATATAGCACTGACAACTGCTTCAAGTCCCAGTTGAGCCCCTTCCATAGCATCAAGATActggaataaaaaatttaatGTGCAGAGGTTAACCTTCTTTGACCAAAAGTCCAAAATGGAAAGAGAAATCATTAAGTTGATGTGTTAAACATATGCAGCTAATCCAACCTGGGGGGATTTAGTTGCTTGATTAGCATCTCCAAAAACAATATTTATTCTCTGAACGATGCTTGCCGCAGCAATCACAGGTCTTTGCGAAGCAATGACTTTAATTAGATCCAACTGCAGGAAGAATTAAAAAATAGTTGTTAAGTAGTAAATGCATAAAGACACAGTTGACTGTGTTGTGAACAAAAAGAGGCCATCATTGGTCCTAAAAAGGTACTGTAAATAGCCTTCTATATACATACCCTCCCAACTGTTTACTACACAAAAAGTTTCACCGCTATGATAGATCACACAATCAAAACTTGCAAGAAAGGAGAACACAGTAGGCAACTGCATGCTGTACAAATCAAggtaaagaatcaccaattcaaggaaaaagaaatgtACTATAAATAACTAGCCATGCTCCTATTCTTGCTTAGCTTTGCATCATGAAATCAAACTCCAAGACCAACGGAGACTGGGGATGGCAGGATATATTGATGGACAAGGGCAACCACAAATAACCTTCAAACATAAACAAGGATCAAGGGCAACTGCTGCGTATAGAAGTCAAGAGGAAACAAGACATACCAATTTGGTGCGGTAGTTGCAGAAGTCACTTTTCCCCTCAAGTTCTTCGCTCCATAGTTCTAACAACCCGGAAGATGCACTTCCACTGTTCTTGAGCATTCTTTTGAAAGAAACATCCAATATTGTACTGTATATTTCATCAGTAACAAATACTGATAcccctttcttctccttttctgttGATAAGTCACCAGTGGATGCAGAATTACCAGCAGCAAAGTTGTCACCAGAAACACGCGCAACAGACTTAGCTTTCGATGGTTCTCTCAATACCACCTACGCAAAGTTTGGGTTAACTGTCTCAAGTTACGAAATTATATGGCATGCATTTCAACTATGCAAACAAAGATTAGGAGATTACCAGCCAAAATAATAAAGACTGGAAATGAAGCGCGATTTTGTAATGTTTGTAATACTCCAACATCTGCAAGGAATAGTAAAAGGTAAGGGACCAAATTCTAACACATGGAAATCATCACATTAGCGAAATTTTAGGACTAGCATGAATTTCGATAAGCATATCCAACAGTCATGTAGTTACACAGGCTATCGGGCATTGCCCACAGGCAATAGATATATGACATCACCTTATTAGTGACCACTACACGTACTGACGAGCCAGGGAACAAACATTCAGTGATAAAAGGACTTCTCTGGGGTGCTGATATAACCAACCAGAAAGTTTTATTCGTTTTAATTTTATATTTTCAAGAGTTAACGTCTCAATGATAAAAGAGTTACACACAAATACAGCTGTCCTGGTGGCTAGATATTAAGCATGCGTCAGGGAGTGGGTTGAATCCTACATTCCTACGTCAGCTGCACTTATTTTGCATTTCCAAATaaaaaatggcaaaaaaaaaaggatggcaCATGTGGAATTCAAGCACAACACCACAATGAGTACACGACCACATAGAGTATATGATATTGCAACTACAGCAGAAGCACTTTCTTGTCAAACTCAGTTTTGTGGGCTATATTCTCAAGTTTTAATTGTGAAATTAACATCAAACCAAAAAAAGGTAGTCTTTCACAACATTTCAACAAACCCAGAGATATTTATTTTGAATCCCTTGATGCCAACTAGCCCTAGAACAAATTAGAAGGGAAGATGCTGTCCAGCAGTACAAGCAATTATTTACTCTTCAAAAAGTATGAGAAGTGTATTTGGAAATGCTCACTTGTTGCAAGAACTGGAAAGTTCTAGCTCCATCAGCTAGTATGCATTGCATGTTAGAAGACCCTAGAGCAACCATTGTCTCACAAACACATGTTGCAAACTCATACTCGCTTTCATCAATAGAACTAGGCTGCATGCCAGGTCTGGTCAAAAATTGTTGTGAAATGTTCATCAACACCTGGAAAATGTTGCACATTGCAGCATCATACTCAGAAACTGCAACATCCACAGGTCTTTTTCTGTGACAGAGCACCACACAAACCAAGAACATATCAGAAAACGGAAAGACTACCAGTGAAATGAACTTTTAGTTAAAAAGTACATAAAGTCCCTCTGTACCTCTGACATATTACTTTAAAAAACTCGCAAGCATGGAGGCGAAAATCACTGTAAGAAAGCAAGGATCcacatctgcaaaacaaacaaaataacTAATGAGACAAGTGAGAGAATCCCATCAAAAACTTGGCATACCATATACTCCAGTAAACATACCCATGAATTAAACCATATTTGGCTAGATCTGTCACAGGAGCCCATTCAGCATATGCATTGACAGCATTTAGAACCGCTGTCACTGTCCCTGCATGTTGTTTAGCCAAGTTCATTTGCTGCTTCGAGTGCTCACTTAAAGCAGCAACAAAATGTTTCTCAAGTAGCTACAAGATAAGACATACACGATGCTCACGTTAGTATGTTTTGGAATATCATGAAACCAGACAAACCAATGTGTCTTTTGGGCACAGTAAAGGCGTAAAGGCAAACTTACGGAATACAACAGTGGCAGAATTTGTGGCAGTGACTCAGTAAGGCCGCGTAACAGAGATCTCCGTCTATCACCTATTGATGAAAACAGATACTTTAACAGTAAGAACATAACTTCATAGAAGAGAAAAGGTTTTCTGCTCTTGTAATTTTATGGTTTAAACTTGGAATTATTGCAGTTTCAAGTAAGTCCTGGAAATAGATaagaaattaaaacaaaaggatAGTTACCCTCCAAATCTTCATTATGAACAGTGATATCCTCTGGAAGCCACCTTAGAATCATGGCAACTAACTCAGCCTAACACAAAAGGATTCCAAAATGCAATTCAACCTGTAAGATGGTAGAACAGATTTAAATCTGCAAGGCTGATAAGAAACATTACCTCGATAGGACCACTGTTAGAGAGAGAAACAATAGATGGGAGTATGGTGTTCCACAAAGCAACTCCCTCCCTTCTAACTACCTACAAAGAGAAGATATCTGCTAAGGAAAAAGATTCAAAGTACAGGTTGTTGTAACTGCCTGCGGCTAATTAGTTTCAACAGAAGCAAAAAGAATAAAGGTAAGATGATGAACCTCTGCTACTAAAGCAGCTGTCTGACTCTTCAAGGCCCACACCTCATCAGGGCCAACAACATCTGATATCAAATTAATGGTCAAATTAGCAAATTCATTCCGCTCTGAAGCACTGAGCTCCTCCCACCTCAATCTCACAAGGTGCTGAAAAGATCATTAAGAAATCATCAATTGATCCAGCAAAGAGAGTCATGGATGCCAACAAGATATAGTTCCAGCTCTATAAAAATCTGTGTGATATTTTAGTGACTACTAAAGCTAAGGGATAAGTTCAATAACGACAATTAGACCTGCGATGTTCTGTGGCGCAGAATGTTGATGTACTAAACAGCTGTGTATCCGGCAAGTAACAGTAGGAGAGATGCGCATGTTGCAGTAGATTTGTGGTCATACTAGGGTGAATCTAGTTTGAATCAACAATATATGTGATGCAGTAGGGGTGGCAACAATTGAAACATCGGTTGGGATAGTTTGGACATATTCAATAGGGGTCTCCGGAGGCAACAAAAGCATGGAGGCATCCTAAGGCATGAGTAATGTGAGAAGAGGCAAGAGTTGGCCAAACCTGACACCTGACATGGGAGGAGGCAGTAGAGAGACTTAGAGAAAGATTGGAAACTGGAATATACCAAAAGAGCAAATGTTGGGTAGGAGTGAATGGAAAACAGCAATCCACATGCCCGACCTATCACCTAGACTGCCAGTCCCAATTCATCATTATTATTACTATTACTAAtacctcttttttttccctttttaccAACTGTTAGTTtacttatttccttttttttttgttgcacgtgttgggattcatctttaTCCTACCCCCAACTTATTTGGGAATAAAATTGTTGTTGACTTGTTGCTACTGCTTTTGGTTTGCTCCAGTGGtcctcttttatttttccctCACACTCCACTACTGAGCTGATCATTCGAAAATACTTCTTGATATTTTTTGGGTGTAATAGATCGGTGCCTATTTCCTGTTGTAACCCAGTTAGTTAGAATTAAGCCAACTCGAATTCCAGGGAGTCGACTCCATGTGTGCAAAAATTGTAATCCGAGTGATAGATGGAAGGGTAGGCTATGGTGAGATACAGTGAGCACAGCAACATAGGCAACAGCCTATGGAAGGAGTACAATACAGTGATAGCTACAGATAAAGA
This window encodes:
- the LOC101786356 gene encoding protein HASTY 1, which translates into the protein MAADPAAAAAASAAAAISAVMDWRSTPDARAAAFAYLESVKSGDVRALASTSFLLVRKDQTSEIRLHGFKMLQHLVRLRWEELSASERNEFANLTINLISDVVGPDEVWALKSQTAALVAEVVRREGVALWNTILPSIVSLSNSGPIEAELVAMILRWLPEDITVHNEDLEGDRRRSLLRGLTESLPQILPLLYSLLEKHFVAALSEHSKQQMNLAKQHAGTVTAVLNAVNAYAEWAPVTDLAKYGLIHGCGSLLSYSDFRLHACEFFKVICQRKRPVDVAVSEYDAAMCNIFQVLMNISQQFLTRPGMQPSSIDESEYEFATCVCETMVALGSSNMQCILADGARTFQFLQQMLEYYKHYKIALHFQSLLFWLVVLREPSKAKSVARVSGDNFAAGNSASTGDLSTEKEKKGVSVFVTDEIYSTILDVSFKRMLKNSGSASSGLLELWSEELEGKSDFCNYRTKLLDLIKVIASQRPVIAAASIVQRINIVFGDANQATKSPQYLDAMEGAQLGLEAVVSAIFDGSVDCGKTDLEMKSQLHKIFEGLLQQLLSLKWTEPNLAVIHGHYLDALGPFLRHYPDAVASVVNKLFELLTSLPITFQDPSNNSRLARLQICSSFIRISRAADKALLPHMKNIADTMAYLQGEGRLLRGEHNHLCEAFLVMASSAGIQQQQEVLAWLLEPLNKLWTQVEWQTAYLSDPTGLTNMFADSQFMWSIYHTVTFFEKALKRSGTKKSTATPQAPTTTAAPGYLHPMSSHLAWILPPLLRLLRCIHALWAEPFAQSQTGEIKAAKSMTVAEQASLLGETGKLTKGQVAPADGLLDVQRDGESKENNIKNWLRGIRDSGYNVLGLAATLGEAFFRCAEASSVTLALMENVQVMEFRHLRQLIHLVIIPFVKHCPADLWQVWLVNLLQPLVVHCQQALHYSWSSLLHEGRAKVPDNIGNLSGSELKVEVMEEKLLRDLTREVCSVLWALASPGLNSGLPSLEQLGPSNRMDSLKNLESFASSSLTGFLMLHVGTALPALRISVEVFSWTDSDAVTKVIPFCGALIHLAVASNQAELRQFVAKDLFSSIIQGLAVESNSVMSAELVGLCREIYVYLSDRDPAPRQVLLSLPHIKQEDLLAFDDSLSKTASPKEQKQHMRSLLLLATGNKLRALAAQKTTNVITNVTTRNRSSAAHHGSIAEEDGQIGLAALSST